A window from Dehalobacter sp. DCA encodes these proteins:
- a CDS encoding tyrosine-type recombinase/integrase → MAEKEKKRKKKKGNGEGTIYQLPNGKWKGQVTLGKDPNTGKLIRPPFHGNTRKEVADQIAEALDRVNKKTFINPSQTTFEDWTSTWKTASRIKGTTWRGYETCLRNHIFPALGDYTLAELEKDPHIIQVFLNTMEKTPRKDGKISKILKELRKEKGLEQIDVAEELRIELSVYVSWEENKDRPDYEMLKKIADFYRTPLKQFLLSPASIIKANRILHSILEYAKRRKKLFSNPADDMDLPEADTEETQTLADDEMDRFLTNIMEYRYFAGYLLLIGSGMRPGEMVALKWHNVNLKDRTVTIEETRERVLNEDIDAKTKTKVINQDPKTKKSKRTLVIPGRVAAALRIHRYNQNKEKVLAGDQYNDEGYVFATPTGEPVEYRNFYRSFQACLKRSDIPPVKLYALRHTFATILLEEGEDLRVIQEILGHTDIRTTKIYTRVRRKSKEKAAIKIDGHLRKKKKSSEKETALQR, encoded by the coding sequence ATGGCCGAAAAGGAAAAGAAGAGAAAAAAGAAAAAAGGTAACGGCGAAGGTACGATCTACCAATTACCAAATGGTAAATGGAAAGGTCAGGTTACCCTTGGGAAAGATCCTAATACCGGGAAATTGATTCGCCCCCCGTTTCATGGTAATACCAGAAAAGAGGTTGCCGATCAGATTGCGGAGGCATTAGATCGGGTTAATAAGAAAACCTTTATCAACCCATCCCAAACAACTTTTGAAGATTGGACAAGCACTTGGAAAACCGCTTCCAGAATAAAGGGAACCACCTGGAGAGGTTATGAAACTTGTTTAAGGAATCATATCTTTCCCGCGTTAGGTGATTACACTTTAGCCGAGCTGGAGAAAGATCCCCACATTATTCAAGTGTTTTTAAATACCATGGAAAAGACTCCACGGAAAGACGGAAAGATAAGTAAAATTCTAAAAGAACTTAGAAAAGAAAAAGGATTAGAACAAATTGATGTAGCAGAAGAACTGAGGATTGAATTATCTGTCTACGTTTCTTGGGAGGAAAATAAAGATAGGCCGGATTATGAAATGCTTAAAAAGATTGCCGACTTCTACCGTACCCCCCTTAAGCAGTTTCTGTTATCGCCGGCTTCGATAATTAAAGCTAATCGTATACTGCATAGTATTCTTGAATATGCAAAGAGACGAAAAAAACTATTCTCTAACCCTGCTGATGATATGGATCTTCCTGAAGCCGATACTGAAGAAACCCAAACTTTAGCAGATGATGAGATGGACAGGTTTCTAACTAACATAATGGAATATCGGTATTTTGCAGGATACTTGCTTTTGATCGGTTCGGGGATGCGCCCTGGAGAAATGGTGGCTTTAAAATGGCATAATGTTAATCTAAAAGATAGAACTGTCACAATTGAAGAAACCCGGGAAAGAGTTTTGAATGAAGATATTGATGCAAAAACCAAAACAAAAGTTATTAACCAAGATCCAAAAACAAAAAAGAGTAAAAGAACTCTTGTTATTCCCGGAAGAGTAGCTGCAGCACTCAGAATCCATCGTTACAATCAAAATAAAGAGAAGGTTCTGGCAGGGGATCAATATAATGATGAGGGTTATGTCTTCGCTACGCCCACCGGGGAGCCGGTAGAGTATAGAAACTTCTACAGATCCTTTCAAGCATGCTTAAAGAGAAGTGATATACCCCCTGTGAAGCTATATGCACTCCGTCATACCTTCGCAACGATCCTTTTGGAAGAAGGAGAAGACTTAAGGGTAATACAAGAAATACTCGGACATACGGATATTAGGACTACGAAAATCTATACCCGTGTCCGCAGAAAATCAAAAGAAAAAGCTGCCATAAAAATCGACGGCCATCTCAGAAAAAAGAAAAAATCTTCAGAAAAAGAGACAGCGTTGCAACGATAA
- a CDS encoding PrsW family intramembrane metalloprotease, producing the protein MLFDLRILVIALTPVIALGLAVYYTDRFDKEPLPLLIKVFILGALAVIPIVLFEKFLTSLNIFTGVAAAFFNAFVVAGLTEEFFKRAVVLRTVYRNPAFDEKLDGIVYAVFAALGFATVENIMYVLVNFSANPYVGLSRGIFSVPTHVLLGVTMGYYLSLAKFSNHPHLERAYLKKSLYVPILLHGFFDFILMSEIPILLTLFLPYFIYLWTVNLRKLNRYYKESREKYQKIPARQPAE; encoded by the coding sequence TTGCTATTCGATCTGCGAATATTGGTAATTGCACTTACTCCTGTAATTGCCCTGGGCCTGGCAGTCTATTATACCGACCGTTTCGATAAAGAGCCTTTGCCTCTTCTTATAAAAGTGTTTATCCTGGGTGCGCTGGCAGTCATTCCGATCGTGCTGTTTGAAAAATTTCTGACGTCCCTGAACATCTTTACCGGGGTAGCGGCAGCTTTTTTCAATGCCTTTGTCGTTGCCGGACTGACCGAAGAATTTTTCAAAAGGGCAGTTGTCCTGCGGACAGTCTATCGGAATCCGGCGTTTGATGAAAAGCTGGACGGGATTGTCTATGCCGTATTTGCCGCGTTGGGTTTCGCAACAGTCGAGAACATCATGTATGTTCTTGTAAACTTTTCAGCCAACCCGTATGTAGGCCTTTCCAGAGGAATATTCTCAGTGCCGACCCACGTGCTGCTTGGTGTGACGATGGGATACTACCTTTCCCTGGCAAAGTTCTCCAATCATCCTCATCTTGAAAGAGCTTACCTCAAAAAATCCTTATATGTTCCTATCCTGCTTCACGGTTTTTTTGACTTTATTTTGATGTCGGAAATTCCGATTCTGCTTACGCTGTTTTTACCGTATTTCATTTACCTGTGGACGGTTAATCTTAGGAAACTTAACAGGTATTACAAAGAATCGAGGGAAAAATACCAGAAAATTCCCGCCCGACAACCTGCTGAATAA
- a CDS encoding DUF378 domain-containing protein, producing MNIWQKIALAIIIIGAINWGMIGFFQFDLVNALLGGISPLPPRIVYALVGLSGLYCITLLFVPNREYEREGRIQHNP from the coding sequence ATGAATATCTGGCAGAAGATTGCCCTTGCAATTATTATCATCGGGGCCATTAACTGGGGAATGATTGGCTTTTTCCAATTTGATCTTGTCAATGCCCTCCTCGGGGGGATCAGTCCGCTCCCTCCGAGAATCGTCTATGCGCTGGTCGGACTCAGCGGCCTGTACTGCATCACACTCTTATTCGTACCGAATCGCGAATATGAGAGAGAAGGACGGATCCAGCATAATCCTTAA
- a CDS encoding MFS transporter: MNDHHDHTHDDSKTVKRTLLFIATAGSFLTPFMISSINIALPAIQKEFAADAVVLSWIATSFLLSSAVFLLPIGKLADILGRTRLYKWGIISFTAFTLITGFVPNIELLIVMRVLQGISASMIATAGMALITSAFPPQERGKALGFNVSAIYVGLAVGPFLGGFLTEYWGWRSIFLVLVPLGVLITVLTITYVKSDWADAKNDKLDIPGSLIFAVTLIALIYGSSILPDILGIILILFSIVCFVFFVKRQLKIPNPVLEIRLFQNNRVFAFSNVAALINYAGSYSVTFLLSLYLQYVQGMSSEHAGIILIIQPIIQSLISPMAGRLSDKKEPAKIASLGMAGTAAGLFLLSFIGPHTSLFLIIAALMVLGLGFALFSSPNTNAVMSSVDNHYYGIASASLSVMRVLGQMLSMATATLLISIFVGKNQITPEYYPQFIQSIRLAFLISACLCAVGIFFSFSRGKIHVNNNQA, from the coding sequence ATGAACGACCATCATGACCACACCCACGATGACAGCAAAACGGTTAAGCGCACCCTTTTATTTATAGCAACCGCAGGTTCTTTTCTGACTCCGTTTATGATTTCATCTATCAACATCGCGCTGCCTGCAATTCAAAAGGAATTTGCAGCAGATGCTGTCGTTTTAAGCTGGATTGCGACATCTTTCCTGTTGTCTTCGGCTGTGTTTCTTCTTCCTATCGGCAAACTCGCCGACATCCTTGGCCGGACCAGGCTTTATAAATGGGGGATAATTTCATTTACTGCATTTACGTTAATCACAGGTTTTGTCCCAAATATTGAACTATTAATCGTGATGAGAGTCCTGCAGGGAATTAGTGCATCGATGATCGCAACTGCGGGAATGGCGCTGATCACCTCGGCCTTTCCCCCGCAAGAACGCGGCAAAGCCCTGGGCTTTAATGTTTCAGCCATATATGTAGGACTTGCTGTCGGGCCTTTCCTAGGCGGATTCTTAACCGAGTATTGGGGCTGGAGAAGCATTTTTTTGGTATTGGTTCCTTTGGGGGTCCTGATCACGGTTTTAACAATTACATATGTCAAGAGCGATTGGGCCGATGCCAAAAATGATAAACTGGATATTCCAGGCAGTCTGATCTTCGCCGTTACCCTGATTGCGCTTATCTATGGTTCGAGCATTTTACCGGATATTCTCGGGATTATCCTAATCCTCTTCAGCATTGTTTGTTTTGTTTTCTTTGTGAAACGCCAGCTCAAGATCCCGAATCCTGTGTTAGAAATCAGGCTTTTTCAGAATAACCGGGTTTTTGCCTTTTCCAACGTAGCAGCATTAATCAATTATGCTGGTTCCTACTCCGTAACTTTTCTTCTGAGTCTATATCTGCAGTACGTCCAGGGCATGTCTTCAGAGCATGCCGGAATCATCCTGATCATCCAGCCTATTATCCAGTCCTTAATTTCCCCTATGGCCGGACGTCTATCCGATAAAAAAGAGCCTGCCAAAATTGCTTCTTTGGGCATGGCCGGAACCGCCGCAGGCTTGTTCTTGCTTTCCTTTATCGGCCCGCATACTTCTCTGTTCCTGATCATAGCTGCTTTGATGGTGCTGGGTCTTGGATTTGCCTTATTCTCTTCTCCGAATACCAATGCAGTCATGAGTTCCGTAGATAATCATTATTACGGGATTGCCTCCGCCTCATTATCTGTGATGAGGGTTCTGGGCCAGATGCTGAGTATGGCTACAGCTACGCTGCTGATTTCCATATTTGTCGGCAAAAACCAGATTACCCCTGAATACTATCCGCAATTTATACAGAGTATTCGCCTTGCTTTTCTGATCTCAGCCTGCCTTTGTGCTGTTGGTATTTTCTTCTCTTTCTCCCGCGGCAAAATCCACGTCAATAATAATCAGGCATAA
- a CDS encoding AMP-binding enzyme: MSGYAALPDSEILNGRELDGLIVNDKFVSYYQVESALYNYPKVFEAGVIVNSQDGESVILKVYLALEDSFSAKEEREQYCLKVEQYIRNSFSFKMPIRVLIREKLPMTRSGKILRSVLRDY, from the coding sequence ATGTCCGGATATGCAGCACTACCTGACTCTGAAATCTTAAATGGCCGGGAGCTTGACGGTCTTATCGTTAATGATAAATTTGTAAGTTATTACCAAGTAGAGTCTGCTCTTTATAATTATCCCAAAGTGTTCGAAGCAGGTGTCATCGTTAACAGCCAGGATGGTGAAAGCGTGATCCTCAAAGTATATCTTGCGCTCGAAGATTCTTTTTCGGCGAAGGAAGAAAGAGAACAGTACTGCTTGAAGGTAGAACAGTATATTAGAAACAGCTTTTCATTTAAAATGCCCATCCGGGTATTAATTCGTGAAAAACTGCCGATGACCAGATCTGGAAAAATCCTGCGCTCTGTTCTTCGTGATTATTAA
- the murC gene encoding UDP-N-acetylmuramate--L-alanine ligase, translating into MQLHIHFVGIKGTGMSALAQITPLIEDAVITGSDVPQRFFTDVVLEKAGIEVLNFDPENVVGADLVVTSAAYCDSHPEISRAKELNIPVLTYPQFLSKLMSKKKGVCVTGTHGKTTTTAMAGKILLDAGLDPTIVVGSDVPCIGGNAHAGQGELFLAESCEYRRHFLNYSPEHLIITNMELDHPDYFKDLDDVVCAFSELACKLPAEGNLIIWHDDPNIDRIKTKATVTTFGFSADADVSVANVVFDNDGSCFDVMMNKKNIGKLHLTVSGKHNILDALAAIALTSRLGISMDTVLQALSGFNGTKRRFERLGTKHGAVIVDDYAHHPTEIQTTLDGARLSYPDRRIRAVFQPHTFSRTEKLFYEFSQAFQDADEVLLAEIFSSAREKKAGVNPISSAKLADLMKEKGITTRYFPTLDEISSYLDQTLEEGDLVITLGAGDIYKVGQNLVS; encoded by the coding sequence TTGCAATTACATATTCATTTTGTTGGCATAAAAGGAACCGGGATGAGCGCCCTTGCCCAGATTACACCGTTGATAGAAGATGCCGTGATTACCGGATCCGATGTGCCGCAAAGATTTTTTACAGACGTTGTATTAGAGAAGGCAGGCATTGAGGTCCTAAACTTTGACCCAGAGAATGTTGTCGGCGCTGATTTGGTTGTCACCTCTGCCGCTTACTGCGACAGTCACCCGGAGATTAGCCGAGCCAAAGAGCTTAACATACCGGTACTGACTTACCCTCAATTTCTGAGCAAACTGATGTCCAAGAAAAAAGGAGTCTGTGTAACTGGGACTCACGGCAAGACTACGACAACTGCCATGGCTGGAAAAATCCTGCTTGATGCAGGTTTGGACCCTACGATTGTCGTAGGCAGCGACGTGCCCTGTATTGGCGGCAACGCCCATGCCGGCCAGGGAGAACTCTTTTTAGCCGAATCCTGCGAATACCGGAGGCACTTCTTAAATTACTCTCCCGAGCACCTGATTATTACCAACATGGAACTGGATCATCCCGATTATTTTAAGGATTTGGATGATGTGGTCTGCGCTTTTTCCGAACTCGCCTGCAAGCTGCCTGCTGAGGGCAATCTGATTATCTGGCATGACGATCCGAATATAGATAGGATTAAGACCAAAGCAACGGTTACAACTTTTGGTTTCTCGGCCGATGCTGATGTCAGCGTTGCAAACGTTGTTTTCGATAATGACGGAAGCTGTTTCGATGTGATGATGAATAAAAAAAATATAGGTAAGCTGCATTTGACTGTTTCAGGAAAACATAACATTCTGGATGCCCTGGCTGCCATAGCCTTGACTTCCAGGCTCGGAATATCGATGGATACCGTGCTTCAGGCGCTGAGCGGCTTTAATGGTACCAAAAGAAGATTCGAACGTCTTGGCACAAAACACGGGGCAGTTATTGTTGACGATTATGCCCATCACCCGACAGAAATCCAAACGACTCTGGATGGAGCAAGGCTTTCCTACCCCGACAGAAGAATCCGGGCAGTATTTCAGCCTCATACCTTCAGCCGGACTGAAAAACTTTTTTATGAGTTTTCTCAGGCCTTTCAGGATGCCGATGAGGTTTTGCTGGCAGAAATTTTTTCCTCGGCGCGCGAAAAAAAAGCCGGGGTCAACCCGATCTCTTCAGCAAAACTTGCCGACTTGATGAAAGAAAAAGGAATTACCACCCGTTATTTTCCAACGCTTGACGAAATCAGTTCTTATCTTGACCAAACCCTTGAAGAAGGCGACCTCGTTATTACGCTCGGAGCCGGTGATATTTACAAAGTGGGGCAAAACTTGGTCTCTTGA
- a CDS encoding M15 family metallopeptidase: MKNKLIFSLLVILFGIFFISGCIQMSIPDASPDSQGSQTSAENVPVDTFMLRIGAASKEAINYHDVASIAVLVNKQNQLPSDYVPPDLVEVNIPFTFKEKAEKRMLRQEAAAKLEELFSAAKENGVIFYGVSGYRSYQTQQDLFASFTRRYGTEEKANQISARPGESEHQTGLAMDVSCQSVNFGLEETFGDTDEYVWLKDNAHRFGFIIRYPKGKEYLTEYTYEPWHLRYIGQDLATKLYEQHLTYEEYLFFKI, translated from the coding sequence ATGAAAAATAAGTTGATTTTTTCTTTGCTTGTCATTCTATTTGGGATTTTTTTCATAAGCGGTTGTATTCAAATGAGCATTCCTGATGCTTCCCCTGATTCTCAGGGTTCGCAAACATCTGCAGAAAACGTTCCGGTTGATACCTTTATGCTAAGAATCGGCGCTGCGAGTAAGGAAGCGATAAATTATCACGATGTTGCCAGCATCGCTGTTTTAGTGAATAAACAAAATCAGCTTCCCTCCGATTATGTTCCACCGGATCTGGTTGAAGTCAACATTCCTTTTACTTTTAAGGAAAAAGCTGAGAAAAGAATGCTGCGTCAGGAAGCTGCTGCGAAGCTCGAGGAATTATTTTCTGCTGCGAAAGAAAATGGTGTAATTTTTTATGGTGTATCAGGCTATCGCTCCTATCAAACGCAGCAGGATTTATTTGCGAGTTTTACCCGGCGGTACGGGACCGAGGAAAAAGCCAACCAAATCAGTGCGAGACCCGGTGAAAGTGAACACCAAACCGGTCTGGCAATGGATGTATCCTGCCAGAGCGTTAACTTCGGTCTGGAAGAGACATTTGGAGATACGGACGAATATGTCTGGCTGAAAGATAACGCTCATCGTTTCGGTTTTATCATCCGCTACCCGAAGGGCAAAGAATACCTAACGGAATATACCTACGAACCTTGGCATCTTCGCTATATCGGACAAGACCTGGCCACGAAACTCTATGAACAGCATCTCACTTACGAGGAATACCTGTTCTTCAAGATTTGA
- a CDS encoding 5' nucleotidase, NT5C type, whose product MKLRIGLDIDGVVADSFPVFTEELNRQYGKNIMEIDNYDMSKIYDVDWNELDTFFDKNMEVLFSTPEPVKGSVESIVSLTEAGHEIIYVTARKPGAEELITKKWLEEKQIPPGEKIFTGGLSKTIAVKEHGIDVFVDDFISNSVEIVSMGIPVLLMDAPYNRGNLPEGVIRCYDWNDVVCHIEQFSRNGINR is encoded by the coding sequence ATGAAACTACGGATCGGATTAGATATAGACGGCGTCGTGGCGGACAGTTTTCCTGTGTTCACAGAAGAACTCAACAGGCAATACGGCAAAAATATTATGGAAATTGACAATTACGATATGTCGAAAATCTACGACGTTGACTGGAATGAACTTGACACCTTTTTTGACAAAAATATGGAAGTTCTCTTCTCAACACCGGAGCCGGTCAAAGGGTCAGTCGAGAGCATTGTTTCCTTAACAGAAGCAGGGCATGAAATCATTTATGTGACAGCCAGAAAGCCGGGAGCTGAGGAACTAATCACAAAAAAATGGCTTGAAGAAAAACAAATCCCCCCGGGTGAAAAGATATTCACAGGGGGGCTCAGCAAGACCATTGCGGTCAAGGAACACGGTATTGATGTGTTCGTCGATGACTTTATCTCCAATTCAGTGGAGATCGTTTCCATGGGCATTCCGGTGCTACTGATGGATGCGCCTTATAACCGCGGAAATCTTCCGGAAGGTGTCATCCGCTGTTATGACTGGAATGATGTTGTATGTCATATTGAGCAATTCAGCAGGAACGGTATTAACCGGTGA
- the nadE gene encoding NAD(+) synthase, with amino-acid sequence MWSTEEILERQKQVVEWLREKNTEAKTKGLVCGISGGVDSAVVAALCKKAFPDYCLGVIMPCQSNPADREDAYLIAETLGMEVIEIDLGEAHAAIYDQMKTALKANQTPLNIQQAGQGNLKARLRMSTLYTVANIREYLVVGTDNAPESYTGYFTKYGDGGVDLLPISSLTKTEVRAWARALGLPEKIASRTPTAGLWQGQTDEGEMGFSYDLIDKYLLGEKIPDDVVAKIERLHKMSEHKRQLPPTIELEKPERLD; translated from the coding sequence GTGTGGAGTACTGAAGAAATACTGGAACGCCAAAAGCAGGTTGTGGAATGGCTGCGTGAGAAAAACACTGAGGCAAAGACCAAAGGTTTGGTCTGCGGAATTTCCGGCGGTGTAGATTCTGCGGTGGTGGCAGCTTTATGCAAAAAAGCATTTCCTGATTACTGCCTTGGTGTGATCATGCCATGCCAATCAAATCCTGCGGATCGCGAGGATGCCTATTTGATTGCAGAGACCCTTGGGATGGAAGTGATCGAGATTGATCTCGGGGAAGCGCATGCAGCCATTTATGACCAGATGAAGACCGCTTTAAAAGCTAATCAGACGCCTCTGAATATTCAGCAAGCAGGACAAGGGAACCTTAAAGCACGGCTCCGTATGTCTACGCTGTATACGGTAGCCAATATTAGGGAGTATCTGGTTGTCGGGACAGACAATGCCCCTGAGAGCTATACCGGATATTTTACGAAATATGGGGATGGCGGCGTGGACCTCCTGCCGATCAGCTCACTTACCAAGACGGAAGTAAGAGCCTGGGCAAGGGCACTGGGCCTGCCGGAAAAAATAGCTTCCAGAACACCGACTGCTGGTCTTTGGCAGGGACAGACCGATGAGGGAGAGATGGGTTTTTCCTATGATCTTATCGATAAATATCTTTTGGGAGAAAAGATTCCTGACGATGTTGTCGCCAAAATCGAAAGACTGCATAAAATGAGTGAGCATAAACGGCAATTGCCCCCAACCATCGAATTAGAAAAACCGGAGAGGCTGGATTAG
- the argH gene encoding argininosuccinate lyase translates to MKLWGGRFEKDTDSLVEDFHSSISFDRRLYKFDIMGSIAHAGMLGRIGILSAEETEKIIGGLECILADIQAGKVEFEVGAEDIHMNVEKLLTERVGDAGKKLHTGRSRNDQVALDFRLFLREEIDNTKDLLTALLETLLDLCSEHLKTWMPGYTHLQKAQPITLSHHLMAYVQMFLRDLGRLGDTRKRLNLSPLGSGALAGTTFALRREEVAAELNFDGVTLNSLDGVSDRDFALEFLAAASIMMMHLSRLCEELIIWSSGEFCFVSIDDAYATGSSIMPQKKNPDVAELVRGKTGRVYGDLITLLTVMKGLPLAYNKDMQEDKECVFDAVDTIQKSLLVIRPMLATMKVNADIMAREAKKGFTNATDLADYLAKKNVPFREAHAIVGRLVLECSHRGCSLEDLTLEELKTVSEFFEEDLYEAISLQTCVQKRSVTGGPAPEAVQTAIQFSKETLDQLRW, encoded by the coding sequence ATGAAACTTTGGGGAGGACGTTTTGAGAAAGACACCGATTCCCTGGTCGAAGATTTCCACTCATCGATCTCATTCGACCGGCGCCTCTATAAATTTGATATTATGGGCAGTATCGCTCATGCCGGAATGCTCGGCAGAATAGGTATCCTGTCAGCCGAAGAAACGGAGAAAATAATAGGGGGACTGGAATGCATTCTGGCGGATATTCAGGCGGGAAAGGTTGAATTTGAAGTCGGAGCCGAAGACATCCATATGAACGTTGAGAAACTACTTACGGAAAGAGTCGGTGATGCCGGTAAAAAGCTCCATACCGGCCGCAGCCGGAATGATCAGGTTGCGCTGGATTTTCGGCTGTTCTTAAGAGAAGAAATCGACAACACCAAAGATCTCCTCACTGCGCTGCTGGAAACCTTGCTTGACTTGTGTTCCGAACATCTTAAGACTTGGATGCCCGGATATACCCATCTGCAAAAGGCCCAGCCGATCACCCTGAGCCATCATCTTATGGCCTATGTCCAAATGTTTTTGCGCGATCTGGGACGGCTCGGAGATACTCGCAAGAGACTGAACCTCTCCCCGCTCGGATCGGGCGCGCTGGCGGGTACGACCTTTGCTTTGCGTCGGGAAGAAGTAGCTGCTGAACTGAATTTTGACGGTGTCACGCTCAACAGTTTAGACGGCGTCAGCGATAGAGATTTTGCTTTGGAATTCCTGGCAGCGGCATCTATCATGATGATGCATCTGAGCAGGCTGTGTGAAGAACTGATCATCTGGTCGAGCGGCGAATTCTGTTTCGTTTCGATTGATGATGCCTATGCCACCGGATCGAGTATTATGCCGCAGAAGAAAAATCCTGATGTCGCAGAACTCGTCAGAGGGAAAACCGGCAGGGTGTATGGGGATCTCATAACACTGCTCACCGTTATGAAAGGACTTCCTCTGGCTTATAACAAAGATATGCAGGAAGACAAGGAATGTGTGTTTGATGCTGTGGACACCATCCAAAAATCGCTTCTGGTCATCCGGCCGATGCTGGCTACCATGAAAGTGAATGCCGATATTATGGCAAGGGAAGCTAAGAAGGGCTTTACCAATGCTACAGATTTGGCTGATTATCTGGCCAAAAAGAATGTTCCTTTCCGCGAAGCCCATGCGATTGTGGGTAGGCTGGTACTGGAATGTTCCCACAGGGGTTGTTCGTTGGAGGATCTGACGCTGGAAGAACTGAAAACAGTATCCGAATTCTTCGAGGAAGATCTTTATGAGGCTATTTCTCTTCAAACCTGCGTTCAGAAGAGGAGCGTTACCGGAGGTCCTGCACCGGAGGCTGTTCAGACAGCGATACAGTTTAGTAAAGAAACTCTGGATCAACTCAGGTGGTAA
- a CDS encoding argininosuccinate synthase encodes MAKVVLAYSGGLDTSIIIPWLKENYGYEVVAMAADLGQGEELEPLHEKAAKTGATKLYIEDLREEFITDFIYPTLQAGAVYEGKYLLGTSFARPLIARRLVEIAEKEGAVAVAHGATGKGNDQVRFELAVKALNPDLKIIAPWREWDIKSRDDAIDYAKERGIPVPVTKDRPYSMDRNLWHLSHEGGDLEDPWNEPKDDLYLLGVSPMQAPDQAAYVLIDFEKGIPVAVDGEKLAPIQLIEKLNALGGKNGIGIVDMVENRLVGMKSRGVYETPGGTILYAAHQALELLTLDRQTLHYKEQIALKYAEMVYDGVWYSPLREALDAFVKVTQKNVTGTVRMRLYKGNCTPVGIKSPYSLYNEEFATFGEDAVYNQKDAEGFINLFGLPLKVRALMERKSGLR; translated from the coding sequence ATGGCTAAAGTAGTACTTGCCTATTCAGGCGGACTGGATACGTCCATCATTATTCCATGGCTGAAAGAAAACTATGGCTATGAGGTTGTCGCGATGGCGGCAGATTTGGGACAGGGAGAGGAACTGGAACCTCTTCATGAGAAGGCTGCTAAAACCGGAGCCACCAAATTGTATATTGAAGATTTGAGAGAAGAATTCATTACGGATTTCATTTATCCGACACTTCAGGCTGGAGCCGTGTATGAAGGCAAATATCTTCTGGGAACATCCTTTGCGCGTCCGCTTATTGCTAGACGGCTTGTGGAGATTGCCGAAAAAGAAGGCGCAGTTGCTGTTGCGCATGGCGCGACAGGGAAAGGCAACGATCAGGTCCGCTTTGAACTGGCTGTCAAAGCGCTGAATCCTGATCTGAAAATTATTGCTCCGTGGAGAGAGTGGGACATCAAATCGCGGGATGATGCGATTGATTATGCCAAAGAACGCGGAATCCCTGTCCCGGTTACCAAGGACAGACCGTACAGCATGGACCGTAACCTGTGGCATTTAAGCCATGAAGGCGGTGACCTCGAAGATCCCTGGAATGAACCGAAGGATGATCTTTATCTACTTGGGGTTTCCCCGATGCAGGCACCGGACCAGGCCGCGTATGTGCTGATCGATTTTGAGAAGGGCATACCGGTAGCTGTAGATGGGGAGAAACTTGCACCGATTCAGCTGATCGAGAAATTGAATGCCCTGGGCGGCAAGAATGGAATTGGGATTGTCGACATGGTCGAAAATAGGCTTGTCGGGATGAAGTCGCGCGGGGTATATGAGACTCCCGGCGGGACAATTCTCTATGCCGCGCATCAGGCGCTGGAACTGTTGACCCTTGACCGTCAGACCCTGCATTATAAGGAACAAATTGCGCTGAAATATGCGGAGATGGTCTACGATGGTGTCTGGTATTCACCGCTGAGAGAAGCACTCGATGCGTTTGTAAAAGTTACACAGAAAAATGTTACCGGAACCGTCAGGATGAGACTATATAAAGGAAACTGTACACCGGTAGGGATAAAATCCCCTTATTCACTGTATAATGAAGAATTTGCAACGTTTGGCGAAGATGCAGTCTACAACCAGAAAGATGCAGAAGGTTTTATTAATCTGTTTGGACTGCCTCTTAAAGTCCGCGCTTTAATGGAGAGAAAATCAGGCTTACGTTAA